ACCTCTAATAAGGGAGAGTGTTCGAACCAGGAAAGTGTCAATGAGCGGTAGGCCGCTTCGTCATTAGCAAGTTCGCGGATCATGGCCATATCGGTGCGGGCGTGAGAAAGCATATCGACAAAATTGTAAACAAACACATTTAAGTCGATCTGCATATGCTTATTGATGTTTTCTAATACATCCCTTCCTTGTTCAAGCGTAATAACCTTGGTATAGCTATGCTTGATATCGCGGCGATAGATTCGTTTTACTTGATCGGCTAGGAAAACATCTTCGTAGAGGTTCTTGCCACCTTCATCGTCGTCATTCTGCCATTCTTTTGGGAAGCGTTTCTCCATTTCCAGTGGCGTTAAGCCTGAGAATATAGCGTTCCGAGCGTATTGTGTTGCGGTAGGAAGTATACTGTAATAGCTATCTTCCTCTTCCACGCGGTAATAATCAGAGATTACCTCATTGATGACCTTCCATTGGTCATAACGTAAGTTGTCGATCAGGAAAAAGAAGGTGGGCTTATCGGCTTCCATTTTTGGGAAAACCTTCTTCTTAAAAAGCTGATGTGATAAAATAGGTGCTTCTTCTGGGTTTTTCATCCAGTTGAGGTAGTTTTTCTCAATAAATTTGGAGAACAACAAGTTGGCTTCAGACTTCTGCATGGTCAAGATTTCATGCATGCCCGCATCTTCAAGTTTCTCCAAAGATAATTCCCAATAAAGGAGTTTTTTATAGGCTTCCACCCATTCTTCGTGGTTCAGATCATCGTTCATTCGCATTCCGAGTTGGCGGAAGTCCTGCTGATAGGCCATTGAAGTTCGTTCGCTCACCAATCGTCTATTTTCGGTGAACTTTTTGATCGTCAGAAGGATTTGCTTCGGATTGACCGGCTTGATCAGGTAATCGTCGATTTTTGCGCCGATAGCATCCTCCATCAGGTGCTCTTCTTCGTTTTTCGTTACCAGTACAGTAGGGATAGAAGGGTTGATGGACTTTAAAATGTTCAATGTTTCCAGGCCCGTTAATCCCGGCATATTTTCATCTAGAAATACTAAGTCGAAGGGTTCGCTTTTGAATGCTTCAACAGCATCGGCACCATTGTTTACGGTTTTGACCTTATAGTCTTTTTGTTCCAACAATAAAATATGAGGTTTTAAGAACTCAATTTCATCATCAGCCCAAAGTATATGTGTTTTTTGCATGGAATTTCACTGAATATACTTGCTAATTTACGTCTTTTTTCTTTGTGACAACGGAATATTAACCTTGCTTAACATTCACGTTGCTGTTTAATTGCTTGATTTGGAAGGCCCATTCGAACAAGCCTGATAATATTTGACTGTTTTTAATTAGTAATTTAAATCTCAGGGAATAATAGTTTTCTTTTTTGAAATTCTAGTTAATACAACCGTTTGTGTTTTTGTAGAATTGTCGGGTTTCCACTACCATAAGCCTGATATTCTCTTGATTTTAAGCATTATCTTTACCCCATATGGGGGAAAAGGTCTTTAAACTGTCTTTTTTGCGCTTTTTTTAACATTAATTAAGTATCATCTATGTATCTTTGCACGTATCTTAGCCTAGTATTAGATGGTTTGATGTCAAAACTAGGTTGTGTAAAGTGCTAGTTATTAGTCAGTTGAATAAGAAGAAAATAATAAATGACCCAGTTTACGGATTTGTAACAATTCCGTCGGGTTTCATTTACGATATCATCCAGCATCCATTTTTACAGCGTCTACGCTACATAAAACAGGTAAGCATGACCCATTTGGTTTATCCGGGGGCATTGCATACGCGTTTTCAGCATGTTATCGGGGCGATGCATTTGATGGGCTTAGCAATCGAAACGCTTCGGGGTAAGGAGGTAGAGATTTCGGAGGAAGAGGAGGAAGCAGCTTTAGCGGCTATTTTGTTGCATGATGTGGGCCACGGTCCATTTTCTCATTCGTTGGAGCACACCTTAGTGGAAGGTGTTTCACATGAAATCATTTCAGCTTTGCTGATGGATAAGTTAAATACGGAATTTGACGGGCGATTAAACCTGGCGATTACCATATTTA
The DNA window shown above is from Sphingobacterium hotanense and carries:
- the porX gene encoding T9SS response regulator signal transducer PorX, with translation MQKTHILWADDEIEFLKPHILLLEQKDYKVKTVNNGADAVEAFKSEPFDLVFLDENMPGLTGLETLNILKSINPSIPTVLVTKNEEEHLMEDAIGAKIDDYLIKPVNPKQILLTIKKFTENRRLVSERTSMAYQQDFRQLGMRMNDDLNHEEWVEAYKKLLYWELSLEKLEDAGMHEILTMQKSEANLLFSKFIEKNYLNWMKNPEEAPILSHQLFKKKVFPKMEADKPTFFFLIDNLRYDQWKVINEVISDYYRVEEEDSYYSILPTATQYARNAIFSGLTPLEMEKRFPKEWQNDDDEGGKNLYEDVFLADQVKRIYRRDIKHSYTKVITLEQGRDVLENINKHMQIDLNVFVYNFVDMLSHARTDMAMIRELANDEAAYRSLTLSWFEHSPLLEVLKWLSQKNVRVIITTDHGTIRVRKPSKIIGDRNTNTNLRYKQGKNLNFIDKDVFIIKNPLEAQLPRLNVSSAFVFAKEDTYFVYPNNYNHFVNHFSGTFQHGGISLEEMIIPFITYTPKQ